In Anas platyrhynchos isolate ZD024472 breed Pekin duck chromosome 7, IASCAAS_PekinDuck_T2T, whole genome shotgun sequence, one genomic interval encodes:
- the SLC39A10 gene encoding zinc transporter ZIP10 isoform X2 — translation MKVHMHTKFCIICLLTFIFHQCNHCHEDGHDHGPEEERVHYHNYYQISEAPYHQNAGTESMPSKFSALEAENEQKYYIEKIFDRFGENGRLSFFGLEKLLISLGLGEVRVVVINHDDIGHDHVSHLYALDVQEGKHFHSHNHPHSHSDSENQTMVGMAAKRNHKCDHERDAALSSIKGDGKHIHDQSHHHHHHHPHLHHHLDHNGTHHSRNDSVGHSEHGEQNHGPSTETNTTQDQRERKQRKQKKKRKKISETSGDTTQDYAPDHHPGDQYEHNRVHKHDHVHDASHVHVHHHEHGSDHSTSHGHQDSSLGNEDGHHHTSKREAPRKQMGVRKHTTFSARSHKDHNEDERDREECLNVTQLLRHYGLETSSPISPELFTYMCPALLYQVERRLCIVHYDELEDFMKSKTASIQNKDKTGASAWFCGIISITVISLLSLLGVILIPIINQWCFKFLLTFLVALAVGTMSGDALLHLLPHSHGGHNHSHHHGQGHVHEHRHSHRHAHPHGIGTEGFLEENDPVLKGLVALGGIYVLFIIEHCIRMYKHYNKQKSQQKWCKKKQTEESPIGRKLSDHKLNNRPDADWLQLKPLAGADDSVLSEDRFNETELTDLDGQLESPPKNYLSVEEENNVHHPHNDVTRAAQEHDVHDSEYDSHGEDKMIARKHSHHWHHKHSHHSHGHCHSGKDLKDTGIANIAWMVIMGDGIHNFSDGLAIGAAFSAGLTGGISTSIAVFCHELPHELGDFAVLLKAGMTVKQAIVYNLLSAMMAYIGMLIGTAVGQYANNITLWIFAVTAGMFLYVALVDMLPEMLHGDGDNEEHGYCPVGQFILQNLGLLLGFAIMLVIALYEDKIVLDIQF, via the exons ATGAAggtacacatgcacacaaaattttgcatcatttgtttgctgacatttatttttcatcagtgCAATCATTGCCATGAAGATGGACACGACCATGGTCCTGAAGAGGAACGTGTACACTACCATAATTACTATCAGATCTCGGAGGCACCCTACCACCAGAATGCAGGAACAGAGTCTATGCCGAGTAAATTTTCAGCTTTGGAAGctgaaaatgagcaaaaataCTACATTGAAAAGATTTTTGATCGCTTTGGTGAAAATGGAAGATTATCCTTTTTTGGCCTGGAAAAACTGTTAATAAGCCTTGGTTTAGGAGAAGTAAGAGTAGTGGTGATAAATCATGATGATATTGGCCATGATCATGTTTCTCACCTGTATGCTTTAGATGTACAGGAAGGAAAGCATTTTCACTCTCATAACCATCCTCATAGCCACTCAGATTCAGAAAATCAAACCATGGTTGGTATGGCTGCAAAGAGAAATCATAAATGTGACCATGAGAGAGATGCAGCTCTGTCATCTATAAAAGGTGATGGGAAACACATTCATGACCAGAGTCACCATCACCATCATCACCATCCTCATCTGCACCATCATCTTGACCATAATGGTACACATCATTCTCGCAATGATTCAGTTGGTCATAGTGAGCATGGAGAACAGAACCATGGACCTTCAACAGAGACAAACACAACACAGGATCAGCGTGAAAGAAAACAACggaaacagaagaagaaacGAAAGAAAATCAGTGAGACTTCAGGAGATACTACGCAAGATTATGCTCCAGATCATCATCCAGGTGATCAGTATGAGCACAATCGTGTTCATAAACATGATCACGTACATGATGCATCTCATGTGCATGTACACCATCATGAACACGGTAGTGATCATTCTACTAGTCACGGACATCAAGATTCCAGTCTAGGTAATGAGGATGGACATCACCATACCAGCAAGCGAGAGGCACCTCGCAAGCAGATGGGTGTAAGAAAACACACTACTTTTTCAGCACGTAGTCATAAGGATCATAATGAAGATGAACGTGATCGTGAAGAG TGCTTGAATGTAACCCAGCTGCTACGACATTATGGTCTGGAAACCAGCTCTCCAATATCTCCTGAATTGTTTACATACATGTGTCCTGCTCTGCTATACCAAGTTGAGAGAAGACTTTGTATTGTACATTATGATGAGCTTGAAGATTTTATGAAAAGTAAAACTGCATCAATTCAGAATAAAGATAAAACAGGTGCTTCAG CCTGGTTTTGTGGTATCATCTCTATCACCGTCATTAGCCTGCTTTCCTTGCTAGGTGTGATCTTGATTCCCATCATTAACCAATGGTGCTTCAAATTTCTTCTAACTTTCTTGGTAGCTCTGGCTGTAGGAACAATGAGTGGAGATGCTCTACTCCACCTGTTGCCACAT TCACATGGAGGCCACAACCACAGCCACCACCATGGCCAAGGTCACGTTCATGAACACAGGCATTCTCATCGACATGCCCACCCACATGGAATAGGGACTGAAGGCTTTCTAGAAGAAAATGATCCAGTGTTGAAAGGTCTTGTGGCACTTGGAGGCATTTATGTCTTGTTCATCATTGAACATTGTATAAGAATGTACAAGCATTACAATAAACAAAAG AGTCAGCAGAAATGGTGCAAGAAAAAGCAGACTGAAGAATCACCAATTGGAAGGAAACTCTCAGATCACAAATTAAATAATAGACCAGATGCTGACTGGCTTCAGCTCAAACCCCTTGCAG GAGCAGATGACTCGGTTTTATCTGAAGATCGATTTAATGAAACTGAACTGACTGACTTAGATGGCCAGCTGGAATCCCCTCCCAAAAACTATTTGTCtgtagaagaagaaaacaacgtGCACCATCCTCACAATGATGTTACACGTGCTGCTCAAGAGCATGATGTTCACGATTCAGAGTACGACAGCCATGGTGAAGATAAAATGATAGCTAGGAAACACAGTCACCACTGGCATCACAAACATTCGCATCATTCCCATGGCCACTGCCATTCTGGAAAAGACCTGAAAGATACAGGGATAGCTAATATTGCTTGGATGGTAATTATGGGAGATGGAATTCACAACTTCAGCGACGGCTTAGCAATAG gagCAGCTTTTAGTGCTGGACTGACAGGAGGAATCAGTACATCTATAGCAGTATTTTGTCATGAGCTTCCCCATGAATTAG GTGATTTTGCTGTGCTTCTTAAAGCTGGCATGACGGTAAAGCAAGCTATTGTGTACAACCTCCTGTCTGCCATGATGGCTTACATCGGGATGCTGATAGGCACAGCGGTGGGACAGTATGCGAACAACATCACCTTGTGGATCTTTGCGGTCACTGCAGGCATGTTCCTCTATGTGGCACTGGTTGATATG cttCCAGAAATGCTTCATGGAGATGGAGATAATGAAGAGCATGGCTATTGTCCTGTGGGACAGTTCATTCTTCAGAATCTAGGCCTGCTTCTTGGATTTGCCATCATGCTGGTGATTGCCCTCTATGAAGACAAAATTGTGCTTGACATCCAGTTTTGA
- the SLC39A10 gene encoding zinc transporter ZIP10 isoform X5 — protein sequence MKVHMHTKFCIICLLTFIFHQCNHCHEDGHDHGPEEERVHYHNYYQISEAPYHQNAGTESMPSKFSALEAENEQKYYIEKIFDRFGENGRLSFFGLEKLLISLGLGEVRVVVINHDDIGHDHVSHLYALDVQEGKHFHSHNHPHSHSDSENQTMVGMAAKRNHKCDHERDAALSSIKGDGKHIHDQSHHHHHHHPHLHHHLDHNGTHHSRNDSVGHSEHGEQNHGPSTETNTTQDQRERKQRKQKKKRKKISETSGDTTQDYAPDHHPGDQYEHNRVHKHDHVHDASHVHVHHHEHGSDHSTSHGHQDSSLGNEDGHHHTSKREAPRKQMGVRKHTTFSARSHKDHNEDERDREECLNVTQLLRHYGLETSSPISPELFTYMCPALLYQVERRLCIVHYDELEDFMKSKTASIQNKDKTGASALAVGTMSGDALLHLLPHSHGGHNHSHHHGQGHVHEHRHSHRHAHPHGIGTEGFLEENDPVLKGLVALGGIYVLFIIEHCIRMYKHYNKQKSQQKWCKKKQTEESPIGRKLSDHKLNNRPDADWLQLKPLAGADDSVLSEDRFNETELTDLDGQLESPPKNYLSVEEENNVHHPHNDVTRAAQEHDVHDSEYDSHGEDKMIARKHSHHWHHKHSHHSHGHCHSGKDLKDTGIANIAWMVIMGDGIHNFSDGLAIGAAFSAGLTGGISTSIAVFCHELPHELGDFAVLLKAGMTVKQAIVYNLLSAMMAYIGMLIGTAVGQYANNITLWIFAVTAGMFLYVALVDMLPEMLHGDGDNEEHGYCPVGQFILQNLGLLLGFAIMLVIALYEDKIVLDIQF from the exons ATGAAggtacacatgcacacaaaattttgcatcatttgtttgctgacatttatttttcatcagtgCAATCATTGCCATGAAGATGGACACGACCATGGTCCTGAAGAGGAACGTGTACACTACCATAATTACTATCAGATCTCGGAGGCACCCTACCACCAGAATGCAGGAACAGAGTCTATGCCGAGTAAATTTTCAGCTTTGGAAGctgaaaatgagcaaaaataCTACATTGAAAAGATTTTTGATCGCTTTGGTGAAAATGGAAGATTATCCTTTTTTGGCCTGGAAAAACTGTTAATAAGCCTTGGTTTAGGAGAAGTAAGAGTAGTGGTGATAAATCATGATGATATTGGCCATGATCATGTTTCTCACCTGTATGCTTTAGATGTACAGGAAGGAAAGCATTTTCACTCTCATAACCATCCTCATAGCCACTCAGATTCAGAAAATCAAACCATGGTTGGTATGGCTGCAAAGAGAAATCATAAATGTGACCATGAGAGAGATGCAGCTCTGTCATCTATAAAAGGTGATGGGAAACACATTCATGACCAGAGTCACCATCACCATCATCACCATCCTCATCTGCACCATCATCTTGACCATAATGGTACACATCATTCTCGCAATGATTCAGTTGGTCATAGTGAGCATGGAGAACAGAACCATGGACCTTCAACAGAGACAAACACAACACAGGATCAGCGTGAAAGAAAACAACggaaacagaagaagaaacGAAAGAAAATCAGTGAGACTTCAGGAGATACTACGCAAGATTATGCTCCAGATCATCATCCAGGTGATCAGTATGAGCACAATCGTGTTCATAAACATGATCACGTACATGATGCATCTCATGTGCATGTACACCATCATGAACACGGTAGTGATCATTCTACTAGTCACGGACATCAAGATTCCAGTCTAGGTAATGAGGATGGACATCACCATACCAGCAAGCGAGAGGCACCTCGCAAGCAGATGGGTGTAAGAAAACACACTACTTTTTCAGCACGTAGTCATAAGGATCATAATGAAGATGAACGTGATCGTGAAGAG TGCTTGAATGTAACCCAGCTGCTACGACATTATGGTCTGGAAACCAGCTCTCCAATATCTCCTGAATTGTTTACATACATGTGTCCTGCTCTGCTATACCAAGTTGAGAGAAGACTTTGTATTGTACATTATGATGAGCTTGAAGATTTTATGAAAAGTAAAACTGCATCAATTCAGAATAAAGATAAAACAGGTGCTTCAG CTCTGGCTGTAGGAACAATGAGTGGAGATGCTCTACTCCACCTGTTGCCACAT TCACATGGAGGCCACAACCACAGCCACCACCATGGCCAAGGTCACGTTCATGAACACAGGCATTCTCATCGACATGCCCACCCACATGGAATAGGGACTGAAGGCTTTCTAGAAGAAAATGATCCAGTGTTGAAAGGTCTTGTGGCACTTGGAGGCATTTATGTCTTGTTCATCATTGAACATTGTATAAGAATGTACAAGCATTACAATAAACAAAAG AGTCAGCAGAAATGGTGCAAGAAAAAGCAGACTGAAGAATCACCAATTGGAAGGAAACTCTCAGATCACAAATTAAATAATAGACCAGATGCTGACTGGCTTCAGCTCAAACCCCTTGCAG GAGCAGATGACTCGGTTTTATCTGAAGATCGATTTAATGAAACTGAACTGACTGACTTAGATGGCCAGCTGGAATCCCCTCCCAAAAACTATTTGTCtgtagaagaagaaaacaacgtGCACCATCCTCACAATGATGTTACACGTGCTGCTCAAGAGCATGATGTTCACGATTCAGAGTACGACAGCCATGGTGAAGATAAAATGATAGCTAGGAAACACAGTCACCACTGGCATCACAAACATTCGCATCATTCCCATGGCCACTGCCATTCTGGAAAAGACCTGAAAGATACAGGGATAGCTAATATTGCTTGGATGGTAATTATGGGAGATGGAATTCACAACTTCAGCGACGGCTTAGCAATAG gagCAGCTTTTAGTGCTGGACTGACAGGAGGAATCAGTACATCTATAGCAGTATTTTGTCATGAGCTTCCCCATGAATTAG GTGATTTTGCTGTGCTTCTTAAAGCTGGCATGACGGTAAAGCAAGCTATTGTGTACAACCTCCTGTCTGCCATGATGGCTTACATCGGGATGCTGATAGGCACAGCGGTGGGACAGTATGCGAACAACATCACCTTGTGGATCTTTGCGGTCACTGCAGGCATGTTCCTCTATGTGGCACTGGTTGATATG cttCCAGAAATGCTTCATGGAGATGGAGATAATGAAGAGCATGGCTATTGTCCTGTGGGACAGTTCATTCTTCAGAATCTAGGCCTGCTTCTTGGATTTGCCATCATGCTGGTGATTGCCCTCTATGAAGACAAAATTGTGCTTGACATCCAGTTTTGA